A region of Malaciobacter marinus DNA encodes the following proteins:
- the rsmA gene encoding 16S rRNA (adenine(1518)-N(6)/adenine(1519)-N(6))-dimethyltransferase RsmA, whose product MENIKAKKKYGQNFLIDNAVLNGIIQAMPNNENYLVEIGPGLGDLTEKLVKYKDMTAYEVDTDLVSVLRSKFKDEIDSNKLELIHTDVLRTWESQKTLHEGKYDLIANLPYYIATNIILRALEDANCEHIIVMIQKEVAVKFTAKVNDKEYSSLGIISQLLTSDSKILFDVSPESFNPAPKVVSSILYLRKNMTNSLSGDFKKFLKACFSQPRKKLSKNLSSILEKSEISQIFNELDINDNKRPHEVSASLYSQMYTKVKNGREKSSRG is encoded by the coding sequence ATGGAAAATATTAAAGCTAAAAAAAAATACGGACAAAACTTTTTAATCGATAATGCTGTTTTAAATGGAATCATCCAAGCGATGCCCAACAATGAAAACTATCTTGTTGAGATTGGGCCTGGCTTAGGTGATTTGACAGAAAAATTAGTCAAGTACAAAGATATGACTGCTTATGAAGTAGACACTGATTTAGTTAGTGTTTTAAGGTCTAAATTTAAAGACGAAATAGATAGTAACAAACTTGAATTAATACATACAGATGTATTAAGAACTTGGGAGAGCCAAAAGACGTTACATGAGGGTAAATATGATTTAATAGCAAATTTACCCTACTATATCGCAACAAACATTATATTAAGAGCGTTAGAAGATGCTAATTGTGAGCATATAATAGTAATGATACAAAAAGAAGTAGCAGTAAAATTTACTGCAAAAGTAAATGATAAAGAGTACTCTTCTTTGGGTATTATTTCTCAATTATTAACAAGCGATTCAAAGATACTTTTTGATGTATCTCCAGAATCATTCAACCCTGCTCCAAAGGTTGTTTCTTCTATTTTGTATTTGAGAAAAAACATGACAAATTCTTTAAGTGGTGATTTTAAAAAGTTTTTAAAAGCCTGTTTTTCACAGCCAAGAAAAAAACTTTCAAAAAATCTATCCTCTATTTTAGAAAAGTCAGAAATTTCTCAGATTTTCAATGAACTTGATATAAATGACAATAAAAGACCTCATGAAGTTAGCGCATCTTTGTATAGCCAAATGTATACAAAGGTTAAAAATGGAAGAGAAAAAAGTTCAAGAGGATAA
- a CDS encoding ribonuclease J, with amino-acid sequence MEEKKVQEDKAEQQNPKQQKSSTNTRPRSNNKPTSTTTNNTEKTSTSTEDNKKNINNNNQRKRKPRPKFQKGDGWISDLKKAHLINEKIHRDRLNPHYKLNLNTNAKVRITPLGGLGEIGGNMMVIETENCAIIVDVGMSFPDDDMHGVDILIPDFTYIREIKNKIAGIVITHGHEDHIGAMPYLFKEMQFPVYGTSLPLEMIGSKFDEHKMREHRKFFRAIQKRTPIKIGEFEVEWMHITHSIIDSSSIAVKTEAGTIIHTGDFKIDHTPIDGYPTDLHRLAHYGEQGVLLLTSDSTNSHSPGFTKSEKTVGPTFDKIFATAKGRVIMSTFSSNVHRISQAIDRGIKHNRKICIIGRSMEKNLDLAMTLGYIKFPKEAFIDPHEVNKYNDNEVLIVTTGSQGEPMSALYRMSIHEHRHIKIKPTDQVILSAKAIPGNEASVSGIMNHLLKAGAKVAYKDFSDIHVSGHAAQEEQKLMLRLIKPKFFMPVHGEYNHALKHGETGVDCGVLERNLYIMSDGEQVEVTPKYLKKVKTVKTGKVYIDNQLNNKIADDIVIDRQTMANEGVVMIVAQVNEDDRTLAQKPRVTSFGLVPNKQDRFFAKEIEDILLIALKNAKPGIFKNNKILEDEIRKVVRKHCFRKYKKYPMIVPTLIVQ; translated from the coding sequence ATGGAAGAGAAAAAAGTTCAAGAGGATAAGGCCGAACAGCAAAATCCTAAACAACAAAAGAGTTCAACGAATACAAGGCCAAGAAGTAATAATAAACCTACTTCAACAACTACAAATAATACAGAAAAAACAAGTACTTCTACAGAAGATAACAAAAAGAATATAAACAATAACAATCAAAGAAAAAGAAAACCAAGACCAAAATTCCAAAAAGGTGATGGTTGGATAAGTGATCTTAAAAAAGCACACTTAATTAATGAAAAGATTCATAGAGATAGATTAAATCCACACTATAAATTAAATTTAAATACAAATGCCAAAGTAAGAATCACTCCACTTGGTGGATTAGGTGAAATTGGTGGAAATATGATGGTAATTGAAACTGAAAACTGTGCAATTATTGTTGATGTTGGTATGAGTTTCCCTGATGATGATATGCACGGAGTTGATATTTTAATTCCAGATTTTACTTATATTAGAGAAATAAAAAATAAAATCGCAGGAATAGTAATTACTCATGGTCATGAAGATCATATTGGTGCAATGCCATATTTATTTAAAGAGATGCAGTTTCCTGTTTATGGAACATCATTACCATTAGAGATGATTGGTTCAAAATTTGATGAACATAAAATGAGAGAACATAGAAAATTCTTTAGAGCTATACAAAAAAGAACTCCTATAAAAATCGGTGAGTTTGAAGTTGAATGGATGCATATTACTCACTCTATTATTGATTCATCATCAATTGCTGTAAAAACAGAAGCTGGAACTATTATTCATACAGGTGATTTTAAAATTGACCATACACCAATTGATGGATATCCAACTGACTTACATAGATTAGCACATTATGGAGAGCAAGGAGTTTTACTTCTTACTAGTGATTCAACAAATTCACACTCTCCTGGTTTTACAAAATCTGAAAAAACAGTTGGCCCTACTTTTGATAAAATTTTTGCAACTGCAAAAGGTAGAGTTATTATGTCAACATTTTCATCAAATGTTCATAGAATATCTCAAGCAATTGATAGAGGAATTAAACATAACAGAAAGATTTGTATTATTGGAAGATCAATGGAGAAAAATCTTGATTTAGCAATGACATTAGGTTATATAAAATTTCCTAAAGAAGCTTTTATTGATCCACATGAAGTAAATAAATACAATGATAATGAAGTTCTTATTGTTACAACAGGAAGTCAAGGTGAACCAATGAGTGCATTGTATAGAATGTCTATTCATGAACACAGACATATTAAAATAAAACCTACAGATCAAGTTATTTTATCAGCAAAAGCTATTCCTGGGAATGAAGCTAGTGTATCAGGTATTATGAATCATTTATTAAAAGCTGGAGCTAAAGTTGCGTATAAAGATTTTAGTGATATTCATGTTTCTGGTCATGCAGCACAAGAAGAACAAAAACTTATGTTAAGACTTATTAAACCAAAATTCTTTATGCCTGTACATGGTGAATATAATCATGCATTAAAACATGGTGAAACGGGTGTAGACTGTGGAGTTTTAGAAAGAAACTTATATATTATGAGTGATGGAGAACAAGTTGAAGTTACTCCAAAATATCTTAAAAAAGTTAAAACTGTAAAAACTGGTAAAGTATATATTGATAATCAATTAAATAATAAAATTGCAGATGATATTGTGATTGACAGACAAACAATGGCAAATGAAGGTGTTGTTATGATTGTTGCACAAGTAAATGAAGATGATAGAACATTAGCTCAAAAACCAAGAGTTACATCATTTGGATTAGTTCCAAATAAACAAGATAGATTTTTTGCAAAAGAGATTGAAGATATTTTATTAATTGCTCTTAAAAATGCAAAACCTGGAATATTTAAAAATAACAAAATTTTAGAAGATGAAATTAGAAAAGTAGTAAGAAAACATTGTTTTAGAAAATATAAAAAATATCCAATGATTGTACCTACATTAATCGTTCAGTAA
- a CDS encoding KpsF/GutQ family sugar-phosphate isomerase has protein sequence MNYKELAKEVLLTEAKELELAAKNLDFDFEKLVDLIVNSKGKLIVTGVGKSGLVGTKIAATLASTGTSSFFLHPTEAMHGDLGMIGKDDIVLGISYSGESEELIQILPHLKRFDIPLIAMAKNKNSTLGKYADFFLNINVTKEACPLDTAPTSSTTLTMAMGDVLAVCLMKKREFKKEDFASFHPGGSLGKKLFIKVDDLLRKENLPVVSRETKLKDAIVTMSEGRIGSVIIVDENEKVIALLSDGDLRRALMNKDFSIDCAIEKVATMNPKVINDKNILASDALQIIEDYKIQLLIVVDDKEKLVGVLHIHDLIEAGIK, from the coding sequence ATGAATTATAAAGAGCTTGCAAAAGAAGTATTATTAACAGAAGCAAAAGAGTTAGAATTAGCTGCAAAAAACCTTGATTTTGATTTTGAAAAATTAGTTGATTTGATTGTTAATTCAAAAGGAAAGTTAATAGTAACAGGTGTAGGTAAATCTGGATTAGTGGGAACTAAAATAGCTGCAACATTAGCTAGTACTGGAACTAGTTCATTTTTCTTGCATCCAACAGAAGCAATGCATGGCGATTTAGGAATGATAGGAAAAGATGATATTGTTTTAGGGATTTCATATAGTGGAGAGAGTGAAGAATTAATTCAAATTCTTCCCCATTTAAAAAGATTTGATATTCCTTTAATAGCAATGGCAAAAAACAAAAATTCAACGCTTGGAAAATATGCAGATTTCTTTTTAAATATAAATGTTACTAAAGAAGCCTGTCCCTTAGATACAGCCCCAACCTCTTCTACTACTTTAACAATGGCAATGGGAGATGTTTTGGCAGTTTGTCTTATGAAAAAAAGAGAGTTTAAAAAAGAAGACTTTGCTTCATTTCATCCTGGCGGAAGTTTAGGAAAAAAACTTTTTATAAAAGTTGATGACTTATTAAGAAAAGAGAATTTACCTGTAGTTTCACGTGAAACAAAATTAAAAGATGCAATTGTAACTATGAGTGAGGGAAGAATTGGAAGTGTAATTATAGTTGATGAAAATGAAAAAGTAATAGCACTTCTAAGTGATGGAGATTTAAGAAGAGCTCTTATGAATAAAGATTTCTCAATTGATTGTGCAATAGAAAAAGTTGCAACAATGAACCCAAAAGTTATAAATGATAAAAACATTTTAGCAAGTGATGCTTTACAAATAATAGAAGATTATAAGATACAACTTCTAATAGTAGTTGATGATAAAGAGAAACTAGTTGGAGTTTTACATATTCATGATTTAATTGAAGCAGGTATAAAATAA
- a CDS encoding pseudouridine synthase codes for MANEKNITKQREDLVRLNKFLSHNSTYSRREADKIIEEGRVSIDGKVVTNLATKVSEDDLVKIDKKVIKADKNRMYTVIVYNKPKGELVTKSDPQGRKTIYDTLGKKYKHFLPIGRLDYASEGVILLSDSVDVVNKLMHSNLERIYKLKVDGEVDHKVEKAMLDGLELDDASEGAHEKSKIKSMTFAPFVAYQVLSANNNFSKLKVVISEGKNRELRRFFGHFGLNVMDLKRLEFGGISLNNLPTGKSRYLNKEEYRNLRKYLNSDDD; via the coding sequence ATGGCTAATGAAAAAAATATCACAAAACAGAGAGAAGATTTAGTAAGATTAAATAAATTTCTTTCTCATAATAGTACATACTCAAGAAGAGAAGCAGACAAAATCATTGAAGAAGGAAGAGTATCAATTGATGGAAAAGTTGTAACAAACCTAGCAACTAAAGTATCAGAAGATGATCTTGTTAAGATTGACAAAAAAGTGATTAAAGCTGATAAAAATAGAATGTATACAGTTATAGTTTATAATAAACCAAAAGGTGAACTAGTAACAAAAAGTGATCCTCAAGGAAGAAAAACTATTTATGATACATTAGGTAAAAAATATAAACACTTCTTACCAATTGGAAGATTAGATTATGCTAGTGAGGGTGTAATTTTACTTTCTGATAGTGTAGATGTAGTAAATAAATTAATGCATTCAAATTTAGAAAGAATATATAAACTTAAAGTTGATGGTGAAGTTGACCACAAAGTAGAAAAAGCTATGCTAGATGGCTTAGAATTAGATGATGCTAGTGAGGGTGCCCATGAAAAATCAAAGATAAAATCTATGACTTTTGCACCCTTTGTTGCATATCAAGTTCTTTCTGCAAATAACAACTTTTCAAAACTAAAAGTTGTTATTAGTGAGGGTAAAAACAGAGAATTGAGAAGATTTTTTGGACACTTTGGACTAAATGTAATGGATTTAAAAAGATTAGAGTTTGGTGGAATTTCATTAAATAACTTGCCAACAGGAAAAAGCAGATACTTAAATAAAGAAGAGTATAGAAATCTAAGAAAATATTTAAATAGTGATGATGATTGA
- a CDS encoding replication-associated recombination protein A, translated as MIDLSNQLRPTSLENFVGQSHIIGKDKALYKLLIKKEIPHLFFYGKPGTGKTTLAKIIAKHINSDYYYFNATTIKIDELRKVFDKYKNSLIKPIVFIDEVHRLSKNQQEVLLPIMESYQAIIIGASTENPFFTLTSAIRSRSFLYEFKPLTNTELDGIIQTALNNSNITLSKEAREYLIASSSGDARAMLNLLNFASKIENNISFETLKELRSNVIGDGVSSSNSHYDLASAMIKSLRGSDVDAALYYLGRLINGGESVDFITRRMVIFASEDIGNANPNALNLAVSTMHACNKIGYPEARIILGQCAVYLASCPKSNSAYNAINKALADIKDGRILEIPKHIDSFHKGYKYPHDFGGWVNQEYLNEPVSYYNSSKIGYEKTLNEWLKKIKGIE; from the coding sequence ATGATTGATTTATCAAACCAACTAAGACCAACAAGTTTAGAAAACTTTGTTGGTCAATCTCACATTATAGGTAAGGACAAAGCTTTATATAAGCTTTTGATAAAAAAAGAGATACCACATCTATTTTTTTATGGGAAGCCAGGAACTGGAAAAACTACTCTTGCAAAAATAATTGCTAAACACATTAATAGTGACTACTACTATTTTAACGCCACTACTATAAAAATAGATGAATTAAGAAAAGTTTTTGACAAATATAAAAATTCATTAATTAAACCCATTGTATTTATAGATGAAGTACATAGATTATCAAAAAATCAACAAGAGGTGTTATTACCAATAATGGAGAGTTATCAAGCCATAATTATTGGTGCAAGTACAGAAAATCCGTTTTTCACCCTAACCTCTGCTATTCGTTCTAGATCATTTTTATATGAGTTTAAACCATTAACAAATACTGAATTAGATGGAATAATTCAAACAGCATTAAATAATAGTAATATAACGTTAAGTAAAGAGGCTAGAGAGTACCTAATTGCTTCAAGTAGTGGAGATGCAAGGGCGATGCTTAATTTGCTTAATTTTGCTTCTAAAATAGAGAATAATATTAGCTTTGAAACTTTAAAAGAGTTACGATCAAATGTAATTGGTGATGGAGTTAGTTCAAGTAATAGTCACTATGATCTTGCAAGTGCAATGATAAAATCTCTAAGAGGTTCAGATGTAGATGCAGCACTATACTATTTAGGAAGATTAATAAATGGTGGTGAAAGCGTCGATTTTATAACTAGAAGAATGGTTATTTTTGCAAGTGAAGATATAGGAAATGCAAATCCAAATGCTTTAAATCTTGCAGTAAGTACAATGCATGCTTGTAATAAAATAGGATATCCTGAAGCTAGAATAATATTAGGACAATGCGCTGTTTATTTAGCATCATGTCCAAAATCAAATAGTGCTTATAATGCTATTAATAAAGCATTGGCTGATATAAAAGATGGTAGAATTTTAGAAATACCAAAACACATTGACTCTTTTCATAAAGGATATAAATATCCCCATGATTTTGGAGGATGGGTAAATCAAGAGTATTTAAATGAGCCAGTAAGTTATTATAATTCAAGTAAGATTGGATATGAAAAAACTTTAAACGAATGGTTAAAAAAAATAAAAGGAATAGAGTAA
- the hemJ gene encoding protoporphyrinogen oxidase HemJ gives MQYYLWIVIFHIMAMMSWMAMLFYQPRLYVYHTEHKNKPDFVEVVKMQEYKMYKYIGLPAMWATVISGLLMIYLRPEMLNLSDPWLFAKLFFAGLLVAYSFSMEYFRKRLEKGIYPKSGNFFRAYNEVPTVLSILIVGYVVVKTFSLLFTFITLLFGAFIIYKVLRQKPKDEA, from the coding sequence ATGCAATACTATTTATGGATAGTAATATTTCATATTATGGCTATGATGTCATGGATGGCAATGCTTTTTTACCAGCCAAGATTATATGTATATCATACAGAACACAAAAATAAACCGGATTTTGTAGAAGTTGTAAAAATGCAAGAGTATAAAATGTATAAGTATATTGGTCTTCCTGCTATGTGGGCAACAGTAATAAGTGGTTTACTTATGATTTATTTAAGACCTGAAATGCTTAATTTAAGTGACCCATGGCTTTTTGCAAAACTATTTTTTGCTGGGCTTTTAGTAGCTTACTCTTTTTCAATGGAATATTTTAGAAAAAGATTAGAAAAAGGAATATATCCAAAAAGTGGGAATTTTTTTAGAGCATATAATGAAGTTCCAACAGTACTTTCTATTTTAATAGTAGGATATGTAGTTGTAAAAACTTTCTCATTATTATTTACTTTTATTACCCTACTTTTTGGTGCTTTTATTATCTATAAAGTATTAAGACAAAAACCAAAAGATGAAGCATGA
- a CDS encoding PhoH family protein produces the protein MMFEKVYTLDTNILLEDAKNIFNLSDENKNLIVLPETVLDEIDSKKTGFDEINFQAREFARILENSQIIQSKKVADFKIVTIKVFDIFEATIDVISKEEYLINIKNVAPNIINDRKILEVAKFVEGHYKCESNFLSLDIMARTRAVSMDIKTDSLLGTSEKEFNYEFIKTITIQFEQLETINNSSIFEYDEEHKAYNFAYCFKVKGSDQVLLACVQNKKIIVLDESEIRNQIITPLNKEQLFFSNAILKHFFNVLIVEAKAGSGKTLLALSGALKLVRQKYFQRIIYIRNSIESLDKGEDIGYLPGFEEKFKIYNHPLMDSLDYIVRTEHKKKSNKKNFQYDELDDVEVNARIEQLIQNYNIETMWVGEMRGRTLSNAFVIIDEAQNMSNKTMQMVLSRVDNSCKVVILGSNKQIDNFYVNKHTNALTTLLKSTKNENDLVKPFAIKLEKVLRGPITEWAEQIFSSKHK, from the coding sequence ATGATGTTTGAGAAAGTTTATACATTAGATACAAATATATTACTTGAAGATGCAAAAAATATTTTCAATCTAAGTGATGAAAATAAAAATCTAATAGTTCTACCTGAAACAGTTTTAGATGAGATTGATTCTAAAAAAACAGGCTTTGATGAGATTAACTTTCAAGCAAGAGAGTTTGCAAGAATTTTAGAAAATTCACAAATTATCCAAAGTAAAAAAGTAGCAGATTTTAAAATTGTTACAATTAAAGTTTTTGATATATTTGAAGCAACAATTGATGTTATTTCAAAAGAAGAGTACTTAATTAATATAAAAAATGTTGCACCAAATATCATAAATGATAGAAAAATCCTTGAAGTTGCTAAGTTTGTTGAAGGTCATTATAAATGTGAGTCTAATTTTTTATCTTTAGATATTATGGCAAGAACAAGAGCAGTCTCTATGGATATCAAAACTGACTCTTTGCTTGGAACTAGTGAAAAAGAGTTTAATTATGAATTTATAAAAACTATTACAATACAATTTGAACAGTTAGAAACAATCAATAACTCCTCTATTTTTGAATATGATGAAGAACATAAAGCTTATAATTTTGCTTATTGTTTTAAGGTGAAAGGTTCAGACCAAGTATTATTAGCTTGTGTTCAAAATAAAAAAATTATTGTACTTGATGAATCAGAGATAAGAAATCAAATAATTACACCTTTAAATAAAGAACAATTGTTTTTTTCAAATGCAATTTTAAAACATTTTTTTAATGTTTTAATAGTTGAAGCAAAAGCAGGAAGTGGTAAAACTTTGTTAGCATTAAGTGGTGCATTAAAGCTAGTTAGACAAAAATATTTTCAAAGAATAATATATATAAGAAACTCTATTGAATCACTAGATAAGGGTGAAGATATTGGTTATTTACCAGGTTTTGAAGAGAAATTTAAAATATATAACCACCCTTTAATGGATAGCTTAGATTATATTGTAAGAACTGAGCATAAAAAGAAGTCAAATAAAAAGAATTTTCAATATGATGAACTTGATGATGTAGAAGTAAATGCTCGAATAGAACAACTTATTCAAAATTATAACATTGAAACAATGTGGGTAGGTGAAATGAGAGGAAGAACACTATCAAATGCATTTGTTATAATTGATGAAGCACAAAATATGTCAAATAAAACTATGCAAATGGTGCTTTCAAGAGTTGATAATAGCTGCAAAGTTGTAATCTTAGGGAGTAATAAACAAATTGATAACTTTTATGTAAATAAGCATACAAATGCACTTACAACTCTTTTAAAATCTACTAAAAATGAAAACGATTTGGTAAAACCTTTTGCCATAAAATTAGAAAAAGTTCTACGAGGTCCAATTACTGAATGGGCTGAACAAATTTTTAGCTCTAAACACAAATAA
- a CDS encoding D-2-hydroxyacid dehydrogenase codes for MKIVFLDRATLGFDISLDGFNKFGEVVIYDTTKPTETLTRVKDADIVITNKVVINKEIMDNSNLKLVCIAATGMNNVDLEYAKVKGIQVKNVAGYSTDSVTQLTFSYVFHFIQQLNYYTSYVNEGNWEKSDIFTHIDKPFYELKDKNWGIIGLGNIGENVAKIAKSFACNVSYYSTSGKNNNTNYESKSLDKLLKESDIISIHCPLNETTTNLLNKSNLNLIKDGAILMNLGRGGIINEDDLANIIDRKELYCGIDVVSKEPIEENSALLKVENKNRLALTPHIGWASIEARKRLVDMIINNISEYVK; via the coding sequence ATGAAAATAGTATTTTTAGATAGAGCTACATTAGGTTTTGACATATCATTAGATGGGTTTAATAAGTTTGGGGAAGTAGTAATCTATGATACTACAAAACCAACTGAAACACTAACTAGAGTAAAAGATGCGGATATTGTTATTACAAATAAAGTTGTAATAAACAAAGAAATAATGGACAACTCAAATCTTAAATTAGTTTGTATTGCTGCAACTGGAATGAACAATGTTGACCTAGAATACGCTAAAGTTAAAGGAATTCAAGTTAAAAATGTTGCAGGATATTCAACTGATAGTGTAACACAATTAACATTTTCTTATGTATTTCATTTTATTCAACAGTTAAATTATTATACTTCATATGTAAATGAAGGAAATTGGGAAAAGTCAGATATCTTCACACATATAGACAAACCATTCTATGAATTAAAAGACAAAAATTGGGGAATAATAGGATTGGGAAATATTGGAGAAAATGTTGCAAAAATAGCAAAATCTTTTGCTTGTAATGTAAGTTATTATTCAACAAGTGGTAAGAATAATAATACAAACTATGAAAGTAAAAGTCTTGATAAATTACTTAAAGAATCAGATATAATTTCTATACATTGTCCTTTAAATGAAACAACTACTAATTTGCTTAATAAATCAAATTTAAATTTGATTAAAGATGGAGCAATACTTATGAATTTAGGTAGAGGTGGAATAATAAATGAAGATGATCTTGCAAATATAATTGATAGAAAAGAACTATATTGTGGGATTGATGTAGTATCAAAAGAACCAATTGAAGAAAATTCAGCCTTATTAAAAGTAGAAAATAAAAACAGATTAGCATTAACTCCTCATATTGGATGGGCATCAATTGAAGCTAGAAAAAGACTTGTTGATATGATAATTAATAACATATCAGAATATGTAAAATAA
- a CDS encoding methyl-accepting chemotaxis protein yields the protein MLNKLSIMLKLKLNSALIIFSLLIAGVIIYNILNSLSREYINSLAIAKQNETLNAIYINGLLYNSSSGVVFQNPNSKKAKNTMQNAINNTQKAANKFKKINNSLYMEFEQKVIDFLLISNDLNKKVINKKVLEKDDMKKSLKAWRNLKFTIIDILKIIKKNSDMAQKNFHNTIKQSIITVIALMSIFSVVILIFNILLSKSIISPLKILKDAMKKLTDSSNKDIKIQIKTEDETAQIAKYFNEYISKIEKDHLEDTLVIKDVNYVVNEIKKGNLSTRVTKTSSSKSVKELVNALNSMLDTLADIVEHASKTLNKYKHEDFTQKTSINAQGEIQNLLNGIDSLGESISKMLLESTRRGVELKSSSDTLLKNVDVLNESSIQTATNLEETTTALEQITSNVKNSTLKMNEMTSLASKVSSSTKEGKELALKTSSSMDEINEQVNLINNSITVIDQIAFQTNILSLNAAVEAATAGELGKGFAVVAGEVRNLATRSAQAAKEIKELVEHATIKANDGKEISNNMINGYESLNDNIEQTLNIIEYVSTSSNEQEKGIVQINNAINELDKKTQKNATIASQVQEIALSSEKLATTIVYESNNKKFIGKNEVLY from the coding sequence ATGTTAAATAAACTTTCAATAATGCTAAAACTTAAACTAAATAGTGCACTAATAATATTTAGTTTATTAATAGCAGGTGTTATTATTTATAACATATTGAACTCTTTATCAAGGGAGTATATAAACTCATTAGCTATTGCAAAACAAAATGAAACATTAAATGCAATATATATCAATGGACTTTTATATAACTCATCTTCTGGCGTAGTTTTTCAAAATCCAAACTCGAAAAAAGCAAAAAATACTATGCAAAATGCAATTAATAATACGCAAAAAGCTGCAAATAAATTTAAAAAAATAAATAACTCATTGTACATGGAGTTTGAACAAAAAGTAATTGATTTTTTACTTATATCAAATGATTTAAATAAAAAAGTAATTAATAAAAAAGTATTAGAAAAAGATGATATGAAAAAATCGCTTAAGGCATGGAGGAACCTGAAGTTTACTATTATTGATATATTAAAAATAATCAAAAAAAATTCAGATATGGCGCAAAAAAATTTTCATAATACAATAAAACAATCAATAATCACTGTTATTGCATTAATGTCAATTTTTTCTGTAGTAATACTTATATTTAATATTCTTCTTTCAAAAAGTATTATATCTCCACTAAAAATATTAAAAGATGCTATGAAAAAGCTTACAGATTCATCTAACAAAGATATTAAAATACAGATAAAAACAGAAGATGAAACAGCCCAAATTGCAAAATATTTTAATGAATATATTAGTAAAATAGAAAAAGATCATCTTGAAGATACATTAGTTATAAAAGATGTAAATTATGTAGTAAATGAGATAAAAAAAGGTAATTTAAGCACGAGAGTTACAAAAACTAGTTCAAGTAAATCTGTAAAAGAGTTAGTAAATGCATTAAATAGCATGCTTGATACTTTAGCTGATATCGTAGAACACGCATCTAAAACACTTAATAAATATAAACATGAAGATTTTACTCAAAAAACATCAATTAATGCACAAGGTGAAATTCAAAACTTATTAAATGGTATTGATTCATTGGGAGAATCTATTTCAAAGATGCTACTTGAAAGTACAAGAAGAGGAGTTGAATTAAAAAGTAGCTCAGATACATTACTGAAAAATGTAGATGTATTAAATGAAAGTTCAATACAAACAGCAACAAATCTTGAAGAAACAACTACTGCTTTAGAGCAAATAACATCTAATGTAAAAAATAGTACATTAAAAATGAATGAAATGACAAGCTTAGCTAGTAAGGTAAGCTCTTCTACTAAAGAGGGTAAAGAACTTGCTTTAAAAACAAGTTCATCAATGGATGAAATTAATGAGCAAGTTAATTTAATAAATAACTCAATTACAGTAATTGACCAAATAGCTTTTCAAACAAATATATTATCATTAAATGCAGCAGTAGAAGCAGCAACTGCTGGAGAGTTAGGTAAAGGTTTTGCAGTAGTTGCAGGTGAAGTTAGAAACTTAGCAACTAGATCAGCACAAGCAGCAAAAGAGATAAAAGAGTTAGTAGAACATGCAACAATTAAAGCAAATGATGGAAAAGAGATTTCAAATAATATGATAAATGGATATGAGAGTTTAAATGACAATATTGAGCAAACTTTAAATATTATTGAGTATGTTTCTACTTCAAGTAATGAACAAGAAAAAGGTATTGTTCAAATAAATAATGCAATAAATGAACTTGATAAAAAGACACAAAAAAATGCAACTATAGCCTCACAAGTACAAGAAATAGCACTTTCTTCTGAGAAATTAGCAACTACAATAGTCTATGAATCAAATAATAAAAAGTTTATAGGTAAAAATGAAGTCTTATATTAA